The nucleotide window AACATATGGTTTTCGAATGGAACAGCTCAGACAGTTCCAGTGAAGCATCAAGAAGAAAAGCTCACTAGATCGATCATATCGTAGTATCATACATTAAGACAATGTCAATAGGCCGGGTTTTATATTCTCATGACCGCTTCCAAATGATTCAAGTAGTCCGGTCAAAGATCGATCAATACGGTCTTCAAAACATTGCTCTGTCTACGCAGAAATTGAACACCACCAGTCCACCACCTCGATCGTCCCCTAAAGTTGCCATCCCACAGCTAGGTTCTTTCAAATCCAGGGCAACCTCAAACTGCAAATAATGAATAATATTAGAGACCAAATGGTACAAAAAGATGCTTGCTAACGCACAGATCTGAATATGTAACTCATATGTGccaatcacacacacacacacacacacatttactACATTAAGAAATGAGGATCTTGATGTGATAAGGTTTCAGTTTCAGTCTCTAACTAGCAAATATTACCACCATGCTAGTTCTGATAATGCACCAACTTCTGAAATGAGAAGTGTCAGAATCAAACgattaaaaaattgaaattcgTGAACAAATTATTTTGGGGACACCGGTCATATCTATATGTATGTTACGCAACTGATTGAAAACGGGCAGCAACATAAACTAAAAAAGCACCTGGAATTAATCTCGTGTATGAAATGGTTAAACCATTTCTGGTTTACTGAGAGAGTCTCCACAGAAGGTGCCATCCAGTATAATGAGTCCCTCAATGCATAATCTGTTACCGGAGCCATCTGGTTCCGGCCCTTTATAATTACCTCCAGATGCTTGACACTAGGTAATGGTGGACGCCAATAAGTATATTGTTCAGGAATCAGGAGTGATGATGAGAACCTAAACCATTAATGCACCACAACAATAACAGGAAATCAACAAGTTGAAAtaccacatatatataaatcgGAAACTGATTAAAATTAGGGACTGCATATACAATTGAATACACATATACACCGGAGGATACTCTGCATATAGAGTCACTTTTTCTGAGGAAGCCAAATTTGCAAGAAAGTTACAGATAGAATAATTCCAAGGCCACCAATCGTCACCAGTTATGATTGTAGTCTTGGACAACTTTGGAGCATCGACACAAAAGGTACACTTGTCTGTCGGACCATCGAACCAAAATGATCTTAGATTTGGAGTATCAATTATGGCATTCTTAATAGACTTGCATCGGCCCAGAACAAAGCGTTTCAGATGCTGACTAACGAGCTCGATATGTTCTCCAAAGTAGCAACTATAAAAGATCAAACTCTCAAGAAGTGGAAATCGTGATCTGAACTCTTTGACACATACACCTTTAAAGATTGCACCAAACAACTCTAAATTCCTAAGCTGCCCACAAGATGCAAAATCAATGTCGTACCAAGAACAAGACCGCGCCTTATCCGCTTTACCACCAACTCCAAGGGATTCAAGATTCATAGCTTCCACTTGAAGCCTAGTCCGGCGCTCCGCAAAACTGATAACTTCCAAGGCTTTGAGGCTTGAACTCgaaatttcaatttttgctGACAAGCTGTACCAGACTACCATCCCCATATCGACAAATTCTCAATGTAAGGACAATGGGAATTTAAGTGCAAGGATCGCAAGTCCCCCACTTCTACACGTTTTAGGGACATAGACTTCAAATACGGAAGGGTTATATTACCATAGTTCCTGATTTTCGCATAGTGCAAACTCAAATATTCTGCATTCAGAAGGGTGACTTtcacaaactccaaactcaaaGTAGTCAAATATTCTGCATTTCGAAGGCTAAAACATGATTCGTTGCCAAATGTTTTAGCCATGTATAATTCTTTAACATTTCTGTCTATCTCAAATCTCCAACACTTATTCAAAAGATTTGAGCAACAGTTTTCTTTGTCTCTACAGGGATATCTCATGCGAAGCCTCATTTTATGTAACAACTTATCTTTCTCACGCCGCTTCAAACCCATTGTCACAAATTCGACGAACTTTTTGTGTCTAAGATAGCTGCCATCatcgatcatcatcatcatcatcatcaccaagtTGCTCTTTCTCATCCTCGTCAAAATCTAATACGGGGACCGAAGACCAAACACGTTCCCATTGCTTGGAGAGAATGCTAGCCCGGACGGTTTGTCTGGTAGATAGTTATTTCAGGATTTCATGGATTACAAGGTCAGGTAATACGTCCATCGCCTTCTTCTGCAAttttcacaaaaacaaaaaacacacaCGTACGTACAGAGAAGAAATTAACCTTTGGTGATGAACAATAAACACACAGCAATTAACCTGCTTTCCATACTAATTAAACCCTGGCTCAGCTATATATATGCTTTCATAGTCACAAATCACAATGGAGCACAGCTTTTCTTACCTACTGCagatcttctttttctttttgtctctgATGTTTCACGTTTGGTACTTTGGTTTATGGTTTAGGGTTTTGTTAGTAAAGAGCCAATTTATAGTGTCCttttacctttttttattttttttattaaatcgAGATcctcttttttatttcattattattttccttTACTAAAACCAACTGTAATCATAATATCTAATACGGGATTATGCACAACCTCAAGAGTTCAAGAATAAGTGCCTTAACATGGATTGACATTTTGGAGATGTCATGAGAACACTCATGGTGTACAGAATTATGTCAAACattgtgtttttattgaaaTTTCTCCTATGCATGACTTTTAAGAGCTACTCTAATGTGATGGACATCAAATATATAGACCCaaattttatttaataatttttctaaatttccaactttgaaaaataaaataaaaaatataaaaaaaaggtgAAGATTTTTTAGTTTGTCAAACGAAAGTCTCAGATCCGTTCCCACGGGTTTGGAAAAGATTTGATATTTCAGTGTGCCTAGTATCGCTCGCTCGATTGCAATGGCCAAATCGTAGTTTTCAAAGATAAGGGAGGGCTAAACCGTCTAATCAGCTGATTAAATTCGAGAGCAAAAGCAGTCGCAGCGGGAATGGGATAGAATAAAGCCTTTGATTTCATCCGAGCTGTGTCGACGACGGCCGGAGATGACGGTCCTTCTGAGCCGTCCATTCCCTTCCTTCAGGGCCGGCCAAGACATCCGTATCTTCAAATCCAGACCGTCCATTAAAACAAGCGTCTCATGCTTCACTCCCAAACACTCCTTCAAGGTCAGTCAAacctgtctctctctctctctctgcgtttTTTTTGTTAAAGTTGAATTTGTGAAGTGAATTCTGAGAAAgcgtaaattttttttttggtctgtttCGATGCGGTAATCAAGAGAGACTACACTAGCGTGATGATAGTCCCTACCGGAGTCGGAGCCGCCATAGGTGGATACGCCGGCGACGCCTTGCCGGTGGCTCGCACTCTCGCTTCCGTCGTCGATTGTCTCATCACTCATCCCAATGTGAGTTCCATTATCAATTCCATGTATATGTgaggaccaaaaaaaaaagaaagaaagaaaagaatttagGTTGTTGTGAGTAGAATTAGTGAAAAATTTGGAGTTGGATAAATGGACAGGTGCTGAATGCAGCAATGCTCTGTTGGCCCATGCCTAATGCTTTGTATGTCGAAGGTTATGCTCTCGACCGATTCGCACAAGGCTTATGGGCTCTGAAGCCTGTTCACCAGAACAAGGTGTGTAATTTATATGTTACAGGTTTAAAATTGATGGTGTGTAAACATTGAATAGGTTACTTATGTTGGAGTGAATTGTGGAGCAGGTGGGGTTGGTTCTTGATTGTGGAATGGAAGAAGAGCTTCGCGTTCGTCATTTGCAAGTGGCTGATGCTGCAAGG belongs to Rosa chinensis cultivar Old Blush chromosome 4, RchiOBHm-V2, whole genome shotgun sequence and includes:
- the LOC112199742 gene encoding uncharacterized protein LOC112199742 → MGMVVWYSLSAKIEISSSSLKALEVISFAERRTRLQVEAMNLESLGVGGKADKARSCSWYDIDFASCGQLRNLELFGAIFKGVCVKEFRSRFPLLESLIFYSCYFGEHIELVSQHLKRFVLGRCKSIKNAIIDTPNLRSFWFDGPTDKCTFCVDAPKLSKTTIITGDDWWPWNYSICNFLANLASSEKVTLYAEYPPVYMCIQLFSSSLLIPEQYTYWRPPLPSVKHLEFEVALDLKEPSCGMATLGDDRGGGLVVFNFCVDRAMF